From a single Sulfuriferula thiophila genomic region:
- a CDS encoding type III pantothenate kinase, translating to MNLLAIDAGNTRIKWGLHDGQQWQQRGYLAHDEIGLLPTHISSADHIIVSNVAGASVGLAIAASFPAANTIHATPRQCGVSNHYEQPSQLGSDRWAALIAAHQLGASTALIVGAGTALTVDALHAGEFLGGIIAPGYQLMRSALTQNAAQLKVSTGTFANFPGTTADAITSGCQLALIGAIEHMAATLQQRTQQPVQIWLNGGDADLLAPHLSLPVRLEDNLVLTGLHIIAQEVFA from the coding sequence ACTCGCTATCGACGCTGGCAATACACGCATCAAATGGGGGCTGCACGACGGCCAACAGTGGCAGCAGCGCGGCTATCTTGCCCACGACGAAATCGGTTTATTGCCGACACACATCTCTTCTGCAGATCACATCATCGTCAGCAATGTCGCCGGTGCATCTGTCGGCCTCGCCATCGCCGCAAGCTTTCCTGCCGCCAACACCATTCATGCCACACCCCGGCAATGCGGAGTAAGTAATCACTACGAACAACCGAGCCAGCTCGGTAGCGACCGCTGGGCGGCTTTAATCGCTGCTCACCAGCTTGGTGCCAGCACAGCGCTAATTGTCGGCGCGGGTACAGCACTTACTGTGGATGCGCTGCATGCCGGCGAATTCCTGGGCGGCATCATTGCCCCCGGCTACCAGCTCATGCGCTCAGCACTCACACAGAACGCTGCGCAACTGAAAGTCAGCACCGGCACATTTGCCAATTTTCCCGGCACCACTGCCGATGCCATTACCAGCGGCTGCCAGTTGGCACTCATTGGCGCGATTGAGCATATGGCCGCAACACTGCAACAACGCACGCAACAACCCGTACAAATCTGGCTGAATGGCGGCGATGCCGATTTATTGGCACCGCATCTTTCGCTTCCCGTACGTTTAGAGGACAATCTGGTACTCACCGGATTACATATTATTGCCCAAGAGGTATTCGCTTGA